GACCGTGAATACGACGGTCAATACCGTATTGACCGAGCGTCCCATCGTCTGTCTGATACTTTGATTCACGACATCTTCAATGTCTTTATCGGTTTTCAGACGGCGTTTCTTGTGCAGATTCTCCCTGAGCCTGTCGAAGGTGACGATTGTATCATTGATCGAATAACCGACAATCGTCAAGACGGCTGCGATGAATGTGATGTCCACCTCAAGCCTTGTCAAACTGAAAAAGGCGATGATGAAGAACGCATCATGCAAGAGGGCAAGGATCGCCCCGATGGCCATTTGCCATTCAAATCGGATCGTCACATAGATGATGATCCCGACTGACGCAATCGCCACAGCGATCATGGCATTTTTCGCCAGTTCCTTCCCAATAACAGGAGATACAGTGCTGATGCTTGGCTCTGCACCATATACCTTCACAAAATGATCTTTAAGCTTCGCAATATCTTCCTTATCCAGATCATCAGGATACCTTACGACAGCGATATTTTCTTTATCCCCAGAGATGATGACATCTTCAGAAGGGAGTTTGAGTTCCTTCAGTTCATCCTGTATCTCTTCTGTTTTCAAACTCTTGTCAGCAAGGACTTCCATTCGGGAGCCGCTGACAAAGTCGATCCCAAGATTTAATCTGAAAATCGCCAGGATGATGATACCTGCTGTGATGAGTGCAGCTGAAAGCGTAAAGAATTTTTTGCGCTGTGCTGCAAAATCAAAGCGGTCGAAGCGTGTAGGCAGATCGAGCGTATCGTAGTTCTCTGCCAGATCCTTGATTTCGGTTGTTTTCACACCGAACCAGCCCGGCTTTTTGTTGAAGATGCGGCTGTTGACCCATAGGCCCAGCAGCAGTCGAGAGCCCCAAACAGCCGTCAGGAAGCTTGTCAGGATTGAGATGATCAACATCGTCGCAAACCCTTTGACAGAACTTGTTCCGTAGAAGAACAGGACGGCTGCTGCGAGCATTGTTGTCACGTTTGCATCCAGGATCGTTAAGAAAGAAGACTTATTTCCAGCCTGGAAAGCAGAACGTATCGGCTTGCCGACCCGCATTTCTTCTTTGATCCGCTCATACGTAATGATATTGGCATCTACTGCCATCCCGACACCGAGGATAAGAGCTGCGATTCCCGGCAGCGTCAGCACACCGTTCATCAGATCGAATATCAACAGAATCAGGTAAATGTAAACAGACAGGGTGATCGTTGCGATCAGTCCCGGGAAGCGGTAGTACGCAATCATGAATAAGAAAATGATCGCAATCCCGATGATACCGGCCGTAACGGTCTTATCCAGCGCCTGCTGTCCAAATTGAGCGCCGACAGATGTAGAATAGATTTCATCCAGTTTGACCGGGAGTGCACCGGCATTTAAGAGTGAAGCAAGATTCTGGGCGCGCTCAACCGTGAAATTCCCTTCGATGATGACTTCATCGGAATTGATTGGCTTGCTTACCGCAGGATCGGAGATGAATTTCGGATCCTGTTTCCCTGCTTCTTCTTTGTATGAATCTTTTCCTTCCTCGAAATCAAGCCAGATGACCAGCTGATTCTGAGGATACATAGCCGAGATTTCTTTCGTTAAGTCATAGAACTTCGCACGATCTTTCAGTTTCAATGAAACGATCGGATTATTTTGATTATCAAAGGTCTGCTTTGCAGAACCAGATGCAAGATCCGCTCCGTCGAGGCGTACTTTATCGTTTACGTCCCGGAAAGTCAGATTGGCTTGAGTGGAAAGGATTTCCCTTGCCTGGTTTTGGTCTTCCACACCGGCAAGCTGAACACGGATACGGTTCCCGTCTTCAATTTGGATATTCGGTTCACTTACACCAAGAACGTTGATACGCTTGTCCAATGCATCAGCTGTATTGGCGACTGTTTCCTTGGTGATTTCCCCGTCCTTTTTGATTGGCTGGACTTCATAAAGAACTTCAAAGCCACCCTGGAGGTCAAGCCCCAGTTTGATGTTGTCGATAATACTCTTCGTCGTTCCTCCCATAGTACCTGCAAGTAACACCACAAGTATAAAGAAGGCAATAATTCTGCCACGCTTTACCATTATGTATAAATCCTCCTTGCCGTTTTAAAAACCATATGAACTGTTCAAAAAGTAATAATATTCCTTTAAAACTCCAAGCATTCTCATTATCTACGAGAAAGAAATGAGTGTCAATTTCTTTTAGGGCTATTTTCCATTCTTCTTTGGATGAAGAAGTTCATTCAACTCCTCTTCATTCACCTCTGCAAACCAATTGGGAGAATGATATGCTTCCATCGTTTCGAAGTTCATATATTCGCCAGGCTTGACCGTCAGTACATCACTCACCAATTGAAAGATCTTCACATCTGTTTCTGGCTTCTTCCATTTCTTCTTCGTTAAATAGGCCCACAGACGATCCACGGTTGCTTTACCATAGCCGAGAATGTCGAATTCTTCCACTTTGCTTTCAAGTGCTGGCAATAACGAATCATAAAAACGGTCATAAGGATGCTGGTTATTCTTCATTCCTCGGTCACCCCATCTGGGCTATATATAGCCGGAATTGTTCACTACTTGTCATGCTTTGTCCACCCTTGTGCATATACATCATTGTATACGATTATACCAATTTTGAGAAGGCAGGGAATTTTATGTCAAAATTTCTTAAAGGCACCATGATTTTAATGATGGCAGCCTTTATCACCAGAATATTAGGGTTCGTAAACCGGATCGTCGTCGCCAGATTCATCGGGGAAGAAGGCGTCGGCTTATTTATGATGGCTTTTCCTACCCTCATCCTTGTCATTACAATCACCCAACTCGGACTGCCTGTTGCCATCTCAAAGAATGTGGCGGAAGCAGAATCGATGAATGACACCCGGAAAGTGAAGAAGATCCTGGTCGTTTCGCTGTCCATCACAATGGGACTATCCATCATTTTCACCCCGGCCCTCATCCTTCTCGCCCCTTACCTGACAGACGTATTGTTCACAGACGAGCGCATTTATTATCCGTTGGTGGCCATCGCCCCGATCATCCCGATTGTCGCGATATCTTCCGTGATCCGCGGATATTTCCAAGGCAGACAGAACATGAAGCCTTCTGCTTATTCACAGGTGATCGAGCAGGTCGTCAGGATTACACTGATCGCCGTATTGACGAAAACCTTCCTTCCATACGGGATCGAATATGCAGCGGCTGCGGCAATGGTAGCATCCGTATTAGGGGAACTTGCATCCCTCCTTTATCTGTTCACAAGCTTTAAAATAAAGAAAAAGTTCAAAATCAGGCGTAACTTCTTCACCTCGATCCGAAATGGCCGGGAAACGTTCAATGAATTGATGAGCGTGGCACTGCCGGCAACCGGGAGCAGGATGATCGGCTCGATCGCCTGGTTCTTTGAACCGATTGTTGTCGCCAACAGCCTGGCGCTTGCCGGTGTGGCGGCCGGGATGGCCACGAAACAATACGGTTCACTGACCGGATACGCCCTTCCACTTTTGTTCCTGCCATCGTTCGTGACCTTGTCATTGTCTCAATCGCTCGTACCTGCAATCAGTGAAGCCAACTCCCAAAAGAACTTCAAAGTGATCGAGCACAGACTGCAGCAGGCTCTCAGGTTCTGTTTGATCACCGGAGGGATATCAGTCGTCATTCTCTACGTGTATGCGAAGCCTCTTATGGAAGTCATGTACGGTAATGAAAATGGCGCAGGCTTTTTGATGATCATGGCTCCATTCTTTTTATTCTATTATTATCAGGGACCGCTGCAGGCCGTGCTGCAGGCATTGAATCTGGCGAGGGCCGCCATGATCAACAGCCTGATCGGGGCTGTAGTGAAGACCGGCGTCATCTTCGTCCTCGCTTCACAGCCTGCATTCGGCATCAACGGCGCAGCGCTTGGGATTGTGACAGGCTTCATGCTCGTGACGCTCCTTCATCTCCTGACGATCCTGAAGCATATCCCCATGACCATCCATCTCAGGGATTATGTGAAGACGGTCGTTGTCCTCATTGTCACAGGTGCCTGGGGGCATTATTCTTATGTGTATCTGTTTTCCGACGGGTCATCACTATTCCGCCTGCTATTCGGGGTCGTGACGTCGACGATTGTCTATACCGCCCTTTCCATCCTCTTCAAGCTGATTGTCAAACAGGATCTTGCGAGGATTCCGTTTATCCGGCGTTTTATCATTTTATGATTTGGTAGTGACGCCCCAGTTAAGAAAAGACAAAAAATCCGAACGATCATTCGAAGCAGTTGAGGTTCGAATGATCGTTCGATTTTTTGTGATGGATCTTATTCGTCATTCCTGTTGTTTTTTTAAAACTATGCGCTGGACCTGCTCTGTCATTGAGTCAGTGCAAAAGAGTGAAGGGAAATGCTCCGCTTTCCACGGACGTTCGGCCGAGCCCGTTTTCCGTAGGAGTCTACGCATTTCCCTTCACACTTTAAAGAATGTCATCGTTGACAGAGCTAAAAAGGATGGAGGCTAGTAAAAAACATTCACTTCACCTTTCCACTAAAGTTAAGTTGGGAGGACATTCCTCCATCTACATATGATGCTTGTCGGGCCTGAACGAGCCGCCTTCGCTTTTCTTTTTGTCCAGCTGCGGCGGCTAGGCCCTCGAGGTCATAAGCTAAATGGACCAAAAAGGCAAAGTGCGCCTTTCCGGTCCATTCATCTTATGCTTGTCGGTCCTGATCAAGCCGCCTTCGCTTTTCTTTGTTCAGCGGTCTTTTTTGTCTATGTAAAATTCACCGTCTTGAAAGCTGCAGAAGGACACTTCCTGGATGTCTCTGAATCCCCGGTCCTTTAGTTCCTTTCTCAACCAGAAGGCTGTTTTTCCGATCATATCAAGGTGTGAGGATTGAATCTGCCCATCCAGTACGAGAGGGAGCGTCAGGGAGTGTGGTGTTTGCGCTTCTTTTTTGATGACAGACAGTTTGCCTGACGGCTCGAGGATGGCAAATTCGACATCGGCCAGGTTAAAGATATCTTTCTCCCTCAGCTGCAGAAGCAGGTCATCGTAATTGTAGCGTTGCTTCTTCATCCCCCTGTCATCGATTTTGCCGTTGTGGATGATGACGGACGGCTTTCCGTCCAGCAGCTCTCTGAATGATTTCGACCTGAGCGAAAGCCATGCAAACAGAATCTGCACGAAGACGATGACCCCCATCGGCAGTACCGTGTGGATGATCGGGTCATCCGGCTGTTCAATCGCCATGACGGCCATTTCAGCGATCATCATGAATACGACCAAATCCAGAATGCTTAGTTCACCGATTTCCCTTTTCCCCATAATCCTGAAAATAACAATGATTAAACCGTATAGAAAAAGAGTGCGAATGATAATGATGAAATATTCTTCCACTACTTTTCCCCCTCTGCATCTGTCATGTTTTAGTATCGGCAGAAGGAAGAAATTAATCGGAGGAATATTTAACCACCAAGGAACGGCCGGATATATTTGAAATACACGTATACGGTTGAGATGGCAAGGGAAATGACCGTAACCGGAACACCGATCAATACATATTGATAAAACTTGATATGTACATTTTCTTTTGAGGCAAGTCCAGCAATGACAAGGTTGGAGGATGAACCGAGCAGCGTCCCATTCCCTCCGAGACATGCCCCCAAAGCCAACGACCACCACAGGGGATCCATATTGACCATGCCGAATTCACCGAACTCCTGTATGACCGGGATCATTGCGGCGACAAACGGAATATTGTCGACAACCGCAGACAGCAACCCCGTCCCCCACAAGATGACAAAAGCCGTATTCTTCATATCCCCTTCGGTTGCCCTCAGGATTTCACGTGCGATTTCATCTATGAAACCTGCCTCTTCAATCCCTCCGACAAGTAGAAAAAGCCCCATGAAGAAAAACAGCGTCCCCCACTCCACCTCTCTTAATATGTTCTCAGGTGGATAGATCTTCTCCAGCAACAGCAAAAGGAGTACAGCCCCGGCAAGGGATACCGTTGTCACATCAAGATGAAAGACTGGATAGACAGAAAAACCTACCAACACAAGGGCAAGGACAAACATGGACTGAAATAACCCACTGTTCCGCTTGAGGTATTCTTTTGGGTCAATCCCTTTCAAGAGCAGCTTCCTGTCTTCTTTCACATGCAGCACCTGCCTGTACAGGACACACATGATCAACAGCGTCACCCCATAGATCAACAGCACGACCGGCAACAGATTTTCAAGGAAGGCGTTGAAGGTGAAATGTTTCACTGCCTGCCCGATCATCATATTCGGGGGATCACCGATCAACGTCGCCGTGCCGCCTATGTTACACGCGAGAATCGTCATGATCAGAAAAGGGATCGGCGGAAGTTCAAGGATCCTCGTCAGCTTGAACAAAATTGGCACCAGCAGCATTGCGATCGTCACATTCGCCAGAAATGCAGAGCCGACAGCAGCCAGGGAAGAAAACAGGATCAGGAGGGCAAGACCGTTCCCATTCACCCACTGTGCAAGGAGAATGGCGATATATTCAAACACACCGGTTTTGCTTGTCATCGTCACAATGAGCATCATTGAAAACAATAATGTGATCGTCTTCCAATCAATATACGTAAACAGGGCCTTTTCGATGGGAAAGGCCCCGATCAGGAGCATGACGACCCCTCCGGTCATCGCTGCCAATACACGGTTCCACTTCTCTGTCATCAGCAGGATGTATACAGATACAAACACGAACAGTACAATCATCGGTGACATGGTCGACACGCCTCCTTTCCAGGAAGTTTCATAATAGTGTATGAGGCTTGGCCACGGAAAATTTCTAGTCTTTTTCATCTCCAAGGTGAATATGCTTGTACTAACACGGCGTAAAAAATTTATTGGGATAGAAGGGGGAGGACCGTCATCGAAGCGAAAAAAATGGGTGGTGCCGTACTTTACGGAACAACCACCATCTTTGTCATAGCGATAGTTGCAAGCTTGCTATTTTCTTTGCTGCTTAGATTCACTGATCTCACTGAAAGCTCCATTACATTATTTGTCACGATCATTTCATTTCTTTCTTTATTTGTCGGCGGGTTTATGTCCGGCGGGAAGGGCAAGACAAAGGGATGGGTGCTCGGGGGCTCGACGGGACTGATTTATACCGTGGTCATTTTCTTATTTCAATACCTTGGATATGACAGCTTATTCTCTACGGAACAGCTCATCTACCACGGCTGCTACATCCTTACAGCCATGATGGGCGGGATCCTCGGTGTGAATATGAGCGGCGGCCAAAGGGAAAGTTAATTCAAAAACAAAAAAAGGTTCCTCCCGATGTGCAACTGCAGATGAGAGGAACCTTTTTACTATGCCTATTAAGCTTTCACGACTTCTCTGATCGCATTACGATCATATGTAAGACGGCTGCCGTCACCACACAGGATGACTACTTTACCTTCTTCGATTGCGTCGATCGCTCCGTGTAAACCACCGATCGTGATGATTCTATCACCCTTCGCCAGCTCATTTTGCATTTTAGAGACTGCTTTTTGACGCTTTTGCTGAGGACGGATCAGTAAAAAGTAAAACAGAACGAACATTAAAATCAAAGGTAGAATTGTTCCTAAACTTCCTCCCATTCTTTTCCCCTCCTTTCAGTATTGGTTGGTTAGCATTTTATTAGAAGTTTTTCGCATCAGGACGATTGAAACCGTATTGCTCGAAAAATTCTTCTCTAAAGTCCCCCAGACGATCTTCACGTATCGCTTGTCTGACTTGCTCCATCAATTTTAACAGAAAATGAAGATTATGATAAGTCGTAAGACGAATTCCGAACGTTTCGTCACATTTAATCAGGTGACGGATGTAAGCACGGCTGTAATTTTTACAAGTATAGCAATCGCAATTCTCGTCAATCGGTCTGAAATCTCTTGCAAACTTAGCGTTTTTCACAACGAGGCGCCCTTCGCTTGTCATCAGTGTACCGTTTCGTGCAATACGAGTCGGCAGCACGCAGTCGAACATATCGATACCACGGATCGAACCGTCGATAAGGGAATCAGGGGATCCCACTCCCATTAAGTAACGGGGCTTATCAGACGGCAGGTGAGGCGTCGTGAAATCAAGGACGCGGTTCATGACATCCTTCGGTTCGCCGACAGACAGACCTCCGACAGCATAGCCTGGGAAATCCATCGATACAAGATCTCGCGCACTCTGCTTCCGGAGCTCTTCATACTCCCCGCCTTGCACGATACCGAATAACCCTTGATCTTGAGGTCTTGACGCTCTGCCCAATTGAACTCTTCATATAATCATATTCAGCAGGATACGGAGGACATTCATCAAATGCCATCATGATATCAGAGCCGAGGGCGTTTTGGATTTCCATCGCTTTTTCCGGACTGAGGAATAATTTATCCCCATTCAGGTGATGACGGAAGTGCACTCCCTCTTCTTCAATCTGACGAAGCTTACTTAAACTGAAGACCTGGAAGCCGCCTGAATCGGTAAGGATCGCCCGGTCCCAGTTCATAAATTTGTGAAGGCCGCCAGCCTCCCTGATGATTTCATGTCCAGGACGAAGCCATAGGTGATACGTATTGCTCAGGATGATCCCTGATTCCATGGATTTCAGATCCTCAGGGGACATCGTTTTGACGGTTGCCATCGTCCCAACCGGCATAAAGGCAGGGGTTTCAAAGGAACCGTGTGGTGTGTGTACCCGGCCCAGTCTGGCACCGGTTTGTTTACATGTTTTGATTAATTCATATCTGATTGCAGTCAACGTGCGTATTCTCCTTCCAATTACATGGGGTTTCCAAAAACTATTTCTGCAAAATTCTTATTTAATGAACATGGCATCTCCAAAGCTGAAGAAGCGATATTGTTCTTTGACGGCCGTTTCATAGGCGTGCATGACGTTTTCCTGACCTGCAAACGCACTGACAAGCATGATGAGGGTCGATTTAGGCAAATGGAAGTTGGTGATGAGGCCATCGATCCCTTTGAATTCATAACCTGGATAAATGAAAATATTCGTCCAGCCATTCTCTTCCACGAACTCCCCGTGCTTGGAAGCAATCGTTTCAAGTGTACGGGTCGAAGTCGTTCCGACCGTGATGATCCGCCCGCCACTTGCCCTGACTTCGTTCAGGAGGCGTGCAGTTCCTTCTGATACTTGATAGAACTCTGCATGCATGTCATGGTCCTCAATCGTATCAACCGATACCGGCCTAAACGTCCCCAAGCCGACATGAAGGGTGATGAATGCAATATGTACACCTTTTTCCCTTAGTTCATCCAACAGCTCTTCGGTAAAGTGAAGGCCTGCTGTCGGTGCAGCCGCTGAGCCTCTTTCACGGGCAAAAACCGTCTGATAGCGGTCCTGTTCTTCGAGACGTTCACGGATATACGGTGGAAGCGGCATTTCGCCGAGTTCATCCAGCACTTCATAAAAGATGCCTTCATATTGGAATTCAAGGATCCTGCCCCCGTGTTCTTTTAATCCGACACAGGTAGCTTTCAGCTTGCCGTCCCCGAAGACGATCTCGGTACCGACCCGGATCCGTTTGGCAGGCTTGACAAGTGTTTCCCACTTATCTCCGTCCTCCTGCTTCAAGAGCAGCACTTCAATGTTGGCCCCTGTATCTTCTTTTTGCCCAAAAAGACGGGCAGGCAGTACCCTCGTGTCATTCAGGACGAGGCAGTCCCCTTCCTGAAGGTAATCGACGATATGTTTAAAGCGGAGATGATCCATCGAACCATCTTCCTTATCAAGCACCATTAATCTACTTTCAGATCGATTTTCCAGAGGGGTCTGGGCAATCAGTTCTTCAGGTAAATGAAAATCAAAATCTTCTACTTTCACAGTTTGTCACCTAGCTTATAAAATCTCACTCATGTTCCTATTTGAATCGGCCGATTATATAAAAGACAACCGAAAGTATAACACTTAACAGGATGGAAGTCATAAGTGGAAAATAAAATGTTGTATGTTCTTTCTTAACAATGATATCCCCTGGGAGTCTGCCAATTTTAATGAATTGCATCAGAAACCCGACGATGAGGATGATCCCGCCGACGATCATCAATAATTTAGGCAGTCCGGTCACTGGTTCGGCACCTCCATCTGGAAATGGTCATATACGTGATGGGTGACGATCCTTCCTCTCGGCGTCCGTTGGATGAACCCGATCTGCAATAAATACGGTTCATACACATCTTCAATCGTATGGGATTCTTCACCGATGCTTGCAGCAATCGTGTCGAGTCCAACAGGGCCACCCCTGAAGCGCTCGATGATGCCTTTGAGCAGCTTGTGATCGATGTGATCAAGCCCGAGCTTATCGACTTGAAGGAGTTCGAGTGCTTCCCTTGAAAGGGATGTGGTGATGTTTCCATCCCCCTTCACCTGGGCAAAGTCCCTTACACGGCGCAACAGACGGTTGGCGATCCGGGGGGTGCCCCGTGAACGCCTGGCGAGCTCCTCGGATGCAGTCGCCTCGATCTTCGTGTTCAGAATCGCAGCGGTCCGCTGGACGATTTCATTCAATTGCTCTTCATTATAATATTCCAATCGGCATAAAACACCAAATCGATCCCTTAAAGGGGCTGACAGGGCACCGGCACGGGTGGTGGCCCCCACCAATGTGAACGGCGGAAGATCTAAACGGACAGAACGTGCACTCGGACCATTTCCGATGACGATATCTAAGCAGAAGTCTTCCATTGCAGGGTACAGGACCTCTTCGATCGCCCGGGGCAATCGGTGGATCTCATCGATAAACAGCACATCCCCTGGTTCCAAAGCCGTCAGGACAGCGGCTAAATCCCCCGGTCTCTCGATGGCTGGACCGCTCGTGGTCCGCAGATTCACGCCCATTTCATTGGCAATGACAGCGGCAAGCGTCGTCTTACCCAATCCCGGAGGGCCGTATAAGAGGACATGATCCAGTGTTTCCTGTCTCATCTTTGCCGCTTCGATGAATACCTCGAGATTATGCTTCACCTTATCTTGCCCAATATATTGTTTTATC
The nucleotide sequence above comes from Bacillus sp. KH172YL63. Encoded proteins:
- the secDF gene encoding protein translocase subunit SecDF produces the protein MVKRGRIIAFFILVVLLAGTMGGTTKSIIDNIKLGLDLQGGFEVLYEVQPIKKDGEITKETVANTADALDKRINVLGVSEPNIQIEDGNRIRVQLAGVEDQNQAREILSTQANLTFRDVNDKVRLDGADLASGSAKQTFDNQNNPIVSLKLKDRAKFYDLTKEISAMYPQNQLVIWLDFEEGKDSYKEEAGKQDPKFISDPAVSKPINSDEVIIEGNFTVERAQNLASLLNAGALPVKLDEIYSTSVGAQFGQQALDKTVTAGIIGIAIIFLFMIAYYRFPGLIATITLSVYIYLILLIFDLMNGVLTLPGIAALILGVGMAVDANIITYERIKEEMRVGKPIRSAFQAGNKSSFLTILDANVTTMLAAAVLFFYGTSSVKGFATMLIISILTSFLTAVWGSRLLLGLWVNSRIFNKKPGWFGVKTTEIKDLAENYDTLDLPTRFDRFDFAAQRKKFFTLSAALITAGIIILAIFRLNLGIDFVSGSRMEVLADKSLKTEEIQDELKELKLPSEDVIISGDKENIAVVRYPDDLDKEDIAKLKDHFVKVYGAEPSISTVSPVIGKELAKNAMIAVAIASVGIIIYVTIRFEWQMAIGAILALLHDAFFIIAFFSLTRLEVDITFIAAVLTIVGYSINDTIVTFDRLRENLHKKRRLKTDKDIEDVVNQSIRQTMGRSVNTVLTVVFTVVALMIFGSESIRNFSIALLVGLVSGTYSSVFIAAQVWLVMKKKELKKKGTIKTVKEKKTWSDEPQV
- a CDS encoding post-transcriptional regulator; its protein translation is MKNNQHPYDRFYDSLLPALESKVEEFDILGYGKATVDRLWAYLTKKKWKKPETDVKIFQLVSDVLTVKPGEYMNFETMEAYHSPNWFAEVNEEELNELLHPKKNGK
- the spoVB gene encoding stage V sporulation protein B translates to MSKFLKGTMILMMAAFITRILGFVNRIVVARFIGEEGVGLFMMAFPTLILVITITQLGLPVAISKNVAEAESMNDTRKVKKILVVSLSITMGLSIIFTPALILLAPYLTDVLFTDERIYYPLVAIAPIIPIVAISSVIRGYFQGRQNMKPSAYSQVIEQVVRITLIAVLTKTFLPYGIEYAAAAAMVASVLGELASLLYLFTSFKIKKKFKIRRNFFTSIRNGRETFNELMSVALPATGSRMIGSIAWFFEPIVVANSLALAGVAAGMATKQYGSLTGYALPLLFLPSFVTLSLSQSLVPAISEANSQKNFKVIEHRLQQALRFCLITGGISVVILYVYAKPLMEVMYGNENGAGFLMIMAPFFLFYYYQGPLQAVLQALNLARAAMINSLIGAVVKTGVIFVLASQPAFGINGAALGIVTGFMLVTLLHLLTILKHIPMTIHLRDYVKTVVVLIVTGAWGHYSYVYLFSDGSSLFRLLFGVVTSTIVYTALSILFKLIVKQDLARIPFIRRFIIL
- a CDS encoding DUF421 domain-containing protein, which encodes MEEYFIIIIRTLFLYGLIIVIFRIMGKREIGELSILDLVVFMMIAEMAVMAIEQPDDPIIHTVLPMGVIVFVQILFAWLSLRSKSFRELLDGKPSVIIHNGKIDDRGMKKQRYNYDDLLLQLREKDIFNLADVEFAILEPSGKLSVIKKEAQTPHSLTLPLVLDGQIQSSHLDMIGKTAFWLRKELKDRGFRDIQEVSFCSFQDGEFYIDKKDR
- a CDS encoding SLC13 family permease; this translates as MSPMIVLFVFVSVYILLMTEKWNRVLAAMTGGVVMLLIGAFPIEKALFTYIDWKTITLLFSMMLIVTMTSKTGVFEYIAILLAQWVNGNGLALLILFSSLAAVGSAFLANVTIAMLLVPILFKLTRILELPPIPFLIMTILACNIGGTATLIGDPPNMMIGQAVKHFTFNAFLENLLPVVLLIYGVTLLIMCVLYRQVLHVKEDRKLLLKGIDPKEYLKRNSGLFQSMFVLALVLVGFSVYPVFHLDVTTVSLAGAVLLLLLLEKIYPPENILREVEWGTLFFFMGLFLLVGGIEEAGFIDEIAREILRATEGDMKNTAFVILWGTGLLSAVVDNIPFVAAMIPVIQEFGEFGMVNMDPLWWSLALGACLGGNGTLLGSSSNLVIAGLASKENVHIKFYQYVLIGVPVTVISLAISTVYVYFKYIRPFLGG
- a CDS encoding TIGR04086 family membrane protein — translated: MGGAVLYGTTTIFVIAIVASLLFSLLLRFTDLTESSITLFVTIISFLSLFVGGFMSGGKGKTKGWVLGGSTGLIYTVVIFLFQYLGYDSLFSTEQLIYHGCYILTAMMGGILGVNMSGGQRES
- the yajC gene encoding preprotein translocase subunit YajC, yielding MGGSLGTILPLILMFVLFYFLLIRPQQKRQKAVSKMQNELAKGDRIITIGGLHGAIDAIEEGKVVILCGDGSRLTYDRNAIREVVKA
- the queA gene encoding tRNA preQ1(34) S-adenosylmethionine ribosyltransferase-isomerase QueA, which produces MKVEDFDFHLPEELIAQTPLENRSESRLMVLDKEDGSMDHLRFKHIVDYLQEGDCLVLNDTRVLPARLFGQKEDTGANIEVLLLKQEDGDKWETLVKPAKRIRVGTEIVFGDGKLKATCVGLKEHGGRILEFQYEGIFYEVLDELGEMPLPPYIRERLEEQDRYQTVFARERGSAAAPTAGLHFTEELLDELREKGVHIAFITLHVGLGTFRPVSVDTIEDHDMHAEFYQVSEGTARLLNEVRASGGRIITVGTTSTRTLETIASKHGEFVEENGWTNIFIYPGYEFKGIDGLITNFHLPKSTLIMLVSAFAGQENVMHAYETAVKEQYRFFSFGDAMFIK
- a CDS encoding DUF2905 domain-containing protein, which encodes MTGLPKLLMIVGGIILIVGFLMQFIKIGRLPGDIIVKKEHTTFYFPLMTSILLSVILSVVFYIIGRFK
- the ruvB gene encoding Holliday junction branch migration DNA helicase RuvB, producing MEERIVSGESEMNEDSFEYSLRPQTIKQYIGQDKVKHNLEVFIEAAKMRQETLDHVLLYGPPGLGKTTLAAVIANEMGVNLRTTSGPAIERPGDLAAVLTALEPGDVLFIDEIHRLPRAIEEVLYPAMEDFCLDIVIGNGPSARSVRLDLPPFTLVGATTRAGALSAPLRDRFGVLCRLEYYNEEQLNEIVQRTAAILNTKIEATASEELARRSRGTPRIANRLLRRVRDFAQVKGDGNITTSLSREALELLQVDKLGLDHIDHKLLKGIIERFRGGPVGLDTIAASIGEESHTIEDVYEPYLLQIGFIQRTPRGRIVTHHVYDHFQMEVPNQ